One segment of Actinomyces sp. 432 DNA contains the following:
- a CDS encoding cytochrome c biogenesis protein CcdA yields MTAYCLGLGIPIIAVALGSAQVTRRFGWFRRHHVGVSLASGGVLVVVGLLMVSGLLTRLSALIPSLGL; encoded by the coding sequence ATGACCGCGTACTGCCTGGGCCTGGGCATCCCGATCATCGCGGTCGCCCTCGGGTCGGCTCAGGTGACGCGGAGATTCGGCTGGTTCCGCCGCCACCACGTGGGCGTGTCCCTGGCCAGCGGGGGCGTGCTTGTCGTCGTCGGGCTGCTTATGGTCAGCGGCCTGCTGACCCGGCTGTCCGCGCTGATTCCCTCGCTGGGACTATAA
- a CDS encoding tetratricopeptide repeat protein, with the protein MRQAQGNEESRAQETSGEPNREELAAFLATAPEGLKGWAAAQLADLEADLEVDPEAGRAGKAADAAAAAARRTPDGEPADEPAPEDGIGDEPDGEDDGEDAADVEDLLAEDDDAAAPARPVKAVRGRTSAAVRPRGGVSRLNLVLVALLAAAVVIIVQQAGQDDAAGTALPEGHPSIAATADASAIAAMDEAEPVDTEREAELQAQAQADPADAQSRQELGVMYLKAALYQDSITWLQQILDVDPDNLDALLTIGVAEYQSNQYEQAEAHWLRAAEIDPDVAEPWYNLGFLYMARTPPDADRANQCWEKVLQLAPDSEMAANVRGHVGTMGSATATPSAG; encoded by the coding sequence ATGCGTCAAGCGCAGGGGAACGAGGAATCGCGAGCACAGGAGACCAGCGGTGAGCCGAATCGGGAGGAACTTGCCGCCTTCCTGGCCACCGCCCCGGAAGGGCTGAAGGGATGGGCGGCCGCGCAGTTGGCCGACCTCGAGGCCGACCTCGAGGTCGACCCTGAGGCCGGGCGCGCGGGCAAGGCCGCCGACGCCGCCGCGGCCGCGGCACGCAGGACGCCGGACGGCGAGCCCGCCGACGAGCCTGCTCCTGAAGACGGCATTGGGGACGAGCCGGATGGTGAGGACGACGGTGAGGACGCGGCCGACGTCGAGGACCTGCTGGCGGAGGACGACGATGCTGCTGCCCCCGCCCGGCCGGTCAAGGCCGTACGCGGGCGCACCTCCGCGGCGGTGCGGCCGCGCGGAGGCGTCTCCCGCCTGAACCTGGTGCTCGTGGCACTGCTGGCTGCCGCCGTCGTCATCATCGTGCAGCAGGCTGGACAGGACGATGCCGCCGGCACGGCGCTGCCCGAGGGGCACCCGTCCATCGCGGCCACCGCCGATGCGAGCGCCATCGCCGCCATGGATGAGGCCGAGCCGGTGGACACCGAGCGGGAGGCGGAGCTCCAGGCGCAGGCGCAGGCGGATCCCGCGGATGCGCAGTCCCGCCAGGAGCTGGGCGTCATGTACCTCAAGGCGGCCTTGTACCAGGACTCCATTACCTGGTTGCAGCAGATCCTCGACGTCGACCCCGACAACCTGGACGCGCTGCTGACCATCGGCGTGGCGGAGTACCAGTCCAACCAGTACGAGCAGGCGGAGGCGCACTGGCTGCGCGCCGCCGAGATCGACCCGGACGTGGCCGAACCGTGGTACAACCTCGGCTTCCTGTACATGGCCCGCACCCCTCCCGACGCCGACCGGGCGAATCAGTGCTGGGAGAAGGTGCTTCAGCTAGCCCCAGACTCGGAGATGGCCGCGAATGTCCGGGGTCATGTGGGAACCATGGGCTCGGCCACGGCTACGCCGAGCGCGGGGTGA
- the nrfH gene encoding cytochrome c nitrite reductase small subunit has protein sequence MVRLVRTLWRGYTRLFTGWTRIALAALLGAVLGVGGFTVYYSGVVSYLGDDPATCANCHAMNEQYEAWQRGSHHEVATCNSCHLPHDNVVYKYINKADNGLWHSLKFTLQDYPENIQIREHNREITEAACLYCHGDFVDQATNSSTHKDETVSCIRCHDGVGHTR, from the coding sequence GTGGTACGTCTCGTCAGGACGCTATGGCGCGGCTACACGCGCCTGTTCACCGGCTGGACCAGGATCGCCCTGGCGGCGCTGCTGGGCGCGGTCCTGGGAGTGGGCGGCTTCACCGTGTACTACTCGGGTGTTGTCTCCTACCTCGGTGATGATCCGGCCACCTGCGCCAACTGCCATGCGATGAATGAGCAGTACGAGGCCTGGCAGCGGGGCAGCCACCATGAGGTGGCCACCTGCAACTCCTGCCACCTTCCGCATGACAACGTCGTCTACAAGTACATCAACAAGGCTGACAACGGCCTGTGGCACTCCCTGAAGTTCACGCTGCAGGACTATCCGGAGAACATCCAGATCCGCGAGCACAACCGTGAGATCACCGAGGCGGCCTGCCTGTACTGCCATGGCGACTTCGTCGACCAGGCCACCAACAGTTCCACCCACAAAGACGAGACGGTGTCGTGCATCCGCTGTCACGACGGCGTCGGGCACACGAGGTGA
- a CDS encoding serine hydrolase domain-containing protein, which translates to MPAPVGPEALPAVTAFDFPIALIADEHRTDAGTGAPSAPSTRPRFRTLAQVGDGNTVFPLASLTKPIVAWSVLVAADRHLLDLGASAAPGLPGATIRDLLAHASGIAFDSDAVLAPPRHRRIYSNRGFEILGRCLEEATATPLEEWVETSVLEPLGMASVRIPGSPAYSGTGSAADLAAFARELAAPTLVSPALAAAARRPVHPGLPGVLPGYGRQAANEFGLGLEIRGAKQPHWTAPTNSPETFGHFGQSGSFIWIDPVARRQAVFLGARPFSAVHRENWPALSAQLLAL; encoded by the coding sequence GTGCCCGCCCCGGTCGGGCCGGAGGCCCTCCCTGCCGTAACGGCTTTCGACTTCCCCATCGCGCTCATCGCCGATGAACACCGCACGGACGCGGGCACCGGCGCCCCCTCGGCCCCCAGCACACGACCCCGCTTCCGCACTCTCGCCCAGGTCGGCGACGGCAACACGGTCTTCCCACTCGCATCCCTGACCAAACCGATCGTCGCCTGGAGCGTCCTGGTCGCCGCCGACCGGCACCTGCTGGACCTCGGCGCCTCGGCTGCGCCCGGCCTGCCCGGCGCCACCATCCGTGACCTGCTCGCCCACGCCTCCGGCATCGCCTTCGACTCCGATGCCGTCCTGGCGCCGCCGCGCCACCGCCGCATCTACTCCAACCGCGGCTTCGAAATCCTCGGTCGGTGCCTGGAGGAGGCGACCGCCACCCCGCTTGAGGAGTGGGTTGAGACCAGCGTCCTCGAACCCCTCGGCATGGCGAGTGTCCGCATCCCCGGCTCGCCCGCATACTCGGGGACGGGCAGCGCCGCCGACCTGGCCGCCTTCGCCCGCGAGCTCGCAGCCCCAACCCTCGTCTCGCCCGCTCTTGCCGCAGCCGCACGCCGCCCCGTCCACCCCGGCCTGCCGGGCGTACTGCCCGGATACGGACGCCAGGCCGCAAACGAATTCGGCCTTGGCCTGGAGATTCGCGGCGCCAAGCAGCCGCACTGGACCGCCCCGACGAACAGCCCCGAGACCTTCGGCCACTTCGGCCAGTCCGGCTCATTCATCTGGATAGACCCGGTCGCCCGCCGCCAGGCGGTATTCCTGGGCGCGCGCCCCTTCAGTGCCGTGCACCGGGAGAACTGGCCCGCGCTCAGCGCCCAGCTACTCGCCCTATGA
- a CDS encoding NADPH-dependent oxidoreductase, with protein sequence MTTTPANDSTGAAASAPTNALTAPLATPVTNTTIATQLAHRTIRAYTSEPVAEDVVSTLLDVARQAASSSFQQQVTVIRVQDPAVRAQLHLASGQPYVGGERGELFVFVVDLHRNAVIRERAGASLEPLERTALFLQGVEDAVIAAQNMVVAAESLGLGTVYLGSIIGDVRRVITALGLPKRTYPLLGLLVGHPAQEPQYKPRLPREIVTSVDTYPDLDAHVDALAAYDAEVQQYYDLRDTNNRVDSFTTQIARALGGGPASQAPVLDVLHEQLLCLH encoded by the coding sequence ATGACGACCACGCCCGCCAATGACTCCACCGGCGCCGCTGCCTCAGCGCCTACTAACGCCCTGACCGCCCCCTTGGCCACCCCAGTCACCAACACCACAATCGCCACCCAGCTGGCCCACCGCACCATCCGCGCCTACACCTCCGAGCCGGTTGCCGAGGACGTGGTGTCCACCCTGCTGGATGTCGCCCGTCAGGCCGCCAGCTCCTCCTTCCAGCAGCAGGTAACCGTCATCCGGGTCCAGGACCCCGCGGTGCGCGCGCAGCTTCACCTCGCCTCCGGCCAGCCCTACGTGGGTGGAGAGCGCGGGGAGCTGTTCGTGTTCGTGGTGGACCTGCACCGCAACGCCGTCATCCGCGAGCGGGCCGGCGCCTCCCTGGAGCCGCTCGAGCGCACCGCCCTGTTCCTCCAGGGCGTTGAGGACGCCGTCATCGCCGCCCAGAACATGGTGGTCGCGGCCGAGTCCCTGGGCCTGGGCACCGTCTACCTCGGTTCCATCATCGGCGACGTGCGCCGTGTCATCACCGCCCTGGGCCTGCCCAAGCGCACCTACCCGCTGCTCGGACTGCTGGTGGGCCACCCCGCCCAGGAACCGCAATACAAGCCGCGCCTGCCCCGCGAGATCGTCACCTCCGTGGACACCTACCCCGACCTCGACGCCCACGTCGACGCCCTGGCCGCCTACGACGCCGAGGTCCAGCAGTACTACGACCTGCGTGACACCAACAACCGCGTCGACTCCTTCACCACCCAGATCGCCCGCGCCCTGGGCGGCGGCCCGGCCTCGCAAGCGCCCGTACTGGATGTCCTCCACGAGCAACTGCTCTGCCTGCACTGA
- a CDS encoding cytochrome c biogenesis protein ResB — MFGGWTGILRTLGAFNMFTSVPFLVVMGLLAASIIACTVHRLPVIWRAYRHPRTRVTARFFDRARLRSHFTAPLSAADAFAIVCKDARRRRMRVIVDERGPGLNAYLDRNYWAPFGTVFAHLAFVVVMAGFVVSSLTGFRDQQFTLTVGYPKDVGHGTVLTAQANSFQDTYYEDGSPKDYVADLTLLDAGQQVASQQVRVNTPLSYHGVMFHQSYFGVSAVMRVADASGTEILHDGVALEWTTSDKIFNYGHTTLPDGPVLYVVEAASGQVGTGIEPGQVRVELYDGDATTPSAQAILDQGAPTAVGDYTLTFEREQQFTGMIVRRDPGAPIVWVGFGLLAIGVCMTMFFRHRRIWVRVTDVDDGALVQLASPDRRDYGFSAFFTDMSVSLSGQMTQHAERTDADA, encoded by the coding sequence GTGTTCGGCGGCTGGACCGGCATTCTGCGCACGCTGGGCGCGTTCAACATGTTCACCTCGGTGCCCTTCCTGGTGGTGATGGGGCTGCTGGCCGCCTCGATCATCGCCTGCACGGTGCACCGCCTGCCGGTCATCTGGCGGGCCTACCGGCACCCGCGTACCCGGGTGACCGCCCGCTTCTTCGACCGGGCCCGGCTGCGCTCCCACTTCACCGCGCCGCTCAGCGCCGCGGACGCCTTCGCGATCGTGTGCAAGGACGCCCGTCGGCGCCGCATGCGCGTGATCGTGGACGAGCGCGGTCCCGGCCTCAACGCCTACCTGGACCGCAACTACTGGGCGCCCTTCGGCACGGTGTTCGCCCACCTCGCCTTCGTGGTGGTCATGGCCGGGTTCGTGGTCTCCTCCCTGACCGGCTTCCGCGACCAGCAGTTCACCCTGACCGTCGGCTACCCCAAGGACGTGGGCCACGGCACCGTCCTGACGGCGCAGGCCAACAGCTTCCAGGACACCTACTACGAGGACGGCTCGCCGAAGGACTACGTCGCCGACCTGACCCTGCTGGACGCAGGCCAGCAGGTGGCTTCCCAGCAGGTACGGGTCAACACCCCGCTGAGCTACCACGGCGTCATGTTCCACCAGTCCTACTTCGGGGTATCCGCCGTCATGCGCGTGGCCGACGCCTCCGGGACGGAGATCCTTCACGACGGCGTCGCCCTGGAGTGGACCACCTCGGACAAGATCTTCAACTACGGCCACACCACCCTGCCCGACGGCCCGGTGCTGTACGTGGTCGAGGCCGCCTCCGGGCAGGTGGGCACCGGCATCGAGCCCGGCCAGGTGCGCGTCGAGCTGTACGACGGCGACGCCACCACGCCCAGCGCGCAGGCCATCCTGGACCAGGGTGCGCCGACGGCGGTGGGGGACTACACCCTGACGTTTGAGCGGGAGCAGCAGTTCACCGGCATGATTGTGCGCCGCGACCCCGGTGCCCCGATCGTCTGGGTCGGCTTCGGCCTACTGGCGATTGGCGTGTGCATGACCATGTTCTTCCGGCACCGGCGCATCTGGGTGCGGGTTACCGACGTCGACGACGGCGCCCTGGTGCAGCTGGCCTCCCCCGACCGCCGCGACTACGGATTCAGTGCCTTCTTCACCGACATGTCCGTCAGCCTGAGCGGACAGATGACACAGCACGCGGAAAGGACCGACGCCGATGCTTGA
- a CDS encoding ammonia-forming cytochrome c nitrite reductase subunit c552 yields the protein MSTERDNAAMEDPGLDADLDPDLDGADGAAQAAKADAAGGVRKAGRAQKWVPALVLVVVAVAAGAVTWMLTTIFEHKQESASPFTEVVELSDTTYDPAIWGQNFPIQYEQYRKTIEDTDGDFIAVTPTAEDPREYHTISRIESETRAQRMWRGYAFAVDYTEPRGHEWALVDQRYTERTDERFNQPGTCLNCHASMPEVYDELGDGDREAGFHAMNAMSYDEAYEHTSSSIACIDCHDPQTMELTITRPAFIDGIRKAKAAEGIADYDVNRDATNQEMRSYVCAQCHVEYYFAGDSKTLTFPWDKGLTVYDAMDYYDEVGWTDFTHEESGAEVLKAQHPDFETWAQGIHAENGVTCADCHMAYSREGAAKVSNHQIMSPMVSDESINASCLTCHHSTAAQMRERVEVIQTRWQGSLNVSFTALDALITDITAADEDGSASADELATARDYQRKAQFVIDYSFSENGRGFHAPAYSISILNQATDWARSGQLALRGVEVDNGIGPAIPEQHLPDTGD from the coding sequence ATGAGTACCGAGAGGGACAACGCCGCTATGGAGGACCCCGGCCTGGACGCGGACCTGGATCCGGACCTGGACGGGGCGGACGGCGCCGCACAGGCCGCTAAGGCCGATGCGGCGGGCGGTGTGCGCAAGGCCGGGCGGGCGCAGAAGTGGGTGCCGGCCCTGGTGCTGGTGGTAGTCGCCGTGGCGGCAGGTGCCGTGACCTGGATGCTGACGACTATCTTCGAGCACAAGCAGGAGTCGGCGTCCCCCTTCACCGAGGTGGTTGAGCTAAGCGATACCACCTACGATCCGGCCATATGGGGCCAGAACTTCCCCATCCAGTACGAGCAGTACCGCAAGACCATCGAGGACACCGACGGTGACTTCATCGCCGTCACCCCCACCGCTGAGGATCCGCGCGAGTACCACACGATCTCCCGGATCGAGTCCGAGACCCGCGCACAGCGGATGTGGCGCGGCTACGCCTTCGCGGTGGACTACACCGAGCCGCGCGGGCACGAGTGGGCGCTGGTGGACCAGCGCTACACCGAGCGCACCGACGAGCGCTTCAACCAGCCCGGCACCTGCCTGAACTGTCACGCCTCCATGCCGGAGGTCTACGACGAGCTGGGCGACGGCGACCGTGAGGCCGGCTTCCACGCCATGAACGCCATGAGCTACGACGAGGCCTACGAGCACACCTCCTCCTCCATCGCCTGCATCGACTGCCACGACCCGCAGACCATGGAGCTGACCATCACCCGGCCCGCCTTCATCGACGGCATCCGCAAGGCCAAGGCCGCCGAGGGCATCGCGGACTACGACGTCAACCGGGACGCTACTAACCAGGAGATGCGCTCCTACGTCTGCGCCCAGTGCCACGTGGAGTACTACTTCGCCGGCGATTCCAAGACGCTGACCTTCCCGTGGGACAAGGGCCTGACCGTATACGACGCCATGGACTACTACGACGAGGTCGGCTGGACCGACTTCACTCACGAGGAGTCCGGTGCCGAGGTGCTCAAGGCGCAGCACCCAGACTTCGAGACCTGGGCCCAGGGTATCCATGCCGAAAATGGCGTGACCTGTGCCGACTGCCACATGGCCTACAGTCGGGAGGGTGCCGCCAAGGTCTCCAACCACCAGATCATGAGCCCGATGGTCAGTGACGAGAGCATTAACGCCTCCTGCCTGACCTGCCACCACTCCACGGCGGCGCAGATGCGCGAGCGGGTAGAGGTCATCCAGACCCGCTGGCAGGGTTCGCTGAACGTATCCTTCACCGCCCTGGATGCGCTGATCACCGATATCACGGCGGCGGATGAGGACGGCAGCGCGTCGGCGGACGAGCTGGCCACGGCCCGCGACTACCAGCGCAAGGCGCAGTTCGTGATCGACTACTCCTTCTCGGAGAACGGCCGCGGCTTCCACGCACCCGCCTACTCGATCTCCATCCTCAACCAGGCGACCGACTGGGCCCGCTCCGGGCAGTTGGCGCTGCGCGGAGTCGAGGTGGACAACGGGATCGGGCCGGCCATCCCCGAGCAGCACCTGCCTGACACCGGCGACTGA
- a CDS encoding SIR2 family protein, with protein sequence MAFPDITRELIDRIVTPPDKLIFLTGSGISYEAGYPTWDDFVINLLVGSGALPDRDSARGYLAAAGNRQVIAEGARAACHATAVKQGVDPDDAWRSLVARALHPANTPDDAIAPPTTLHYILARHAAAHGLPILTTNFDLLHEGAAADYNRSDVFVLDDFQPSESFISDNNGNDRYLPTVFHLHGYVDDTMSWEGGTLTGFTSVNPIVTQSDYNKVLHDKSSWQLELLNAIRTSGFSLFIVGHSLTDHDLQAWFEAIRNSASRSCNSDESASPTESVPLGYLVIAKESLGGLQDLGDADFADYRRLLEKQWEQLGITVLITEHFSDATTLIEEYLYRYGAGSTSRSDNQSPQERVSHIFNSVVSGNRLETTSRAFVKCATLNLKDDRLARSDVSVWLADGSHQLHRIGKQGHVFLIPEVVKTISTRPGSMWVAAQALHSETQQVETKDIEHWDAILGQRVTISQPNKPPTVCGSVTIAVQLADDADTGSKNAQDLADTIVEDHALHDYLDKLVKDVADVLERQLVPLA encoded by the coding sequence TACCCCACTTGGGATGACTTCGTCATCAACCTGCTGGTGGGCTCGGGCGCACTGCCGGATCGAGACTCCGCGCGCGGATACCTCGCCGCCGCCGGCAACAGACAAGTCATCGCCGAAGGCGCCCGCGCAGCATGCCATGCGACGGCAGTCAAGCAGGGCGTCGACCCTGACGACGCTTGGCGATCACTGGTCGCACGCGCGCTGCACCCCGCCAACACCCCCGATGACGCCATCGCACCTCCAACCACCTTGCATTACATTCTCGCTAGGCACGCGGCCGCTCACGGGCTTCCGATCCTGACCACCAATTTCGATCTGCTGCACGAAGGAGCCGCAGCGGACTACAACAGATCAGACGTCTTTGTTCTAGACGATTTCCAACCGAGCGAATCTTTCATCAGCGACAATAACGGAAACGACAGGTATCTCCCTACGGTATTTCACCTGCACGGTTATGTTGATGACACAATGTCATGGGAGGGTGGAACTCTCACAGGATTCACATCTGTCAACCCCATAGTAACCCAGTCCGACTACAATAAAGTATTGCACGACAAGAGCAGTTGGCAACTCGAGTTGCTGAATGCAATCAGAACATCCGGATTCAGCCTTTTCATAGTCGGACACTCACTGACGGACCACGATCTACAGGCATGGTTCGAAGCGATACGAAACTCCGCATCTAGGTCATGCAACAGCGACGAGTCAGCATCTCCCACTGAGAGCGTCCCTCTGGGCTACCTGGTGATCGCGAAGGAGAGCTTAGGCGGGCTACAGGATCTGGGGGACGCCGATTTCGCGGATTACCGTCGACTTCTCGAAAAGCAGTGGGAACAACTCGGAATCACGGTGCTTATCACGGAACACTTTTCTGACGCAACGACGCTAATCGAGGAGTACCTGTATCGCTATGGCGCCGGTTCCACTTCCCGCAGCGACAACCAGTCACCGCAAGAACGCGTTTCTCACATCTTCAACAGCGTTGTCAGCGGCAACCGTCTCGAGACTACATCCCGGGCGTTCGTCAAATGTGCCACGCTAAACCTGAAGGACGACCGGCTTGCACGGTCAGACGTGTCAGTATGGCTCGCCGACGGCTCCCATCAACTGCACAGGATCGGCAAGCAAGGACACGTCTTCCTGATTCCGGAAGTCGTCAAGACGATAAGCACTCGACCAGGCAGTATGTGGGTAGCAGCACAGGCCCTACATTCTGAAACGCAGCAAGTGGAGACGAAAGACATAGAGCACTGGGACGCAATTCTTGGACAGCGCGTGACAATCTCCCAGCCGAACAAACCACCAACCGTATGCGGATCCGTCACGATCGCAGTCCAACTCGCAGATGACGCTGACACCGGTTCGAAAAACGCCCAGGATCTCGCTGATACCATAGTCGAGGACCACGCCCTTCATGATTACCTTGACAAGCTCGTCAAAGACGTAGCCGATGTTCTTGAACGCCAGCTCGTGCCGCTCGCCTAG
- a CDS encoding TlpA family protein disulfide reductase, whose protein sequence is MSDELPEEASADAGDRPDADPNARGGVPGEPAWRAGVRGSHFGQVAVVIVAAFAIAIAAWWAVGPEDAGPAQAEIAVVTEVDVAGASTAPVAGQTAPAFTAADLDSQEVALDPQATEGRPVWLMFVATWCTGCRTEMPDVQAAAAAYGDDVEVIVVYVGEDAAAVSAYSERVGNEFTQVPDRNQAISAAYGIMGVPSHFFIGADGVVQQVHVGLLTPAQMDESLRALTGA, encoded by the coding sequence ATGAGTGACGAGCTGCCGGAAGAAGCCTCCGCAGACGCCGGTGACCGGCCCGACGCCGATCCCAATGCCCGGGGCGGTGTCCCCGGCGAGCCGGCCTGGCGCGCCGGCGTCCGCGGCTCCCACTTCGGGCAGGTGGCCGTGGTGATCGTGGCGGCCTTCGCCATTGCCATCGCCGCCTGGTGGGCGGTGGGGCCCGAGGATGCCGGGCCGGCCCAGGCGGAGATCGCAGTAGTCACCGAGGTGGACGTGGCGGGGGCGAGCACCGCCCCGGTGGCGGGGCAGACGGCGCCCGCCTTCACCGCCGCGGACCTCGACTCCCAGGAGGTGGCGCTGGATCCGCAGGCCACGGAGGGGCGGCCGGTGTGGCTGATGTTCGTGGCCACCTGGTGCACGGGCTGCCGCACCGAGATGCCCGATGTGCAGGCGGCGGCCGCCGCATACGGCGACGACGTGGAGGTGATCGTGGTTTATGTGGGGGAGGACGCCGCCGCGGTGAGTGCCTACTCCGAGCGTGTGGGCAACGAGTTCACCCAGGTGCCTGACCGCAACCAGGCGATCTCCGCCGCCTACGGGATCATGGGCGTGCCCTCCCACTTCTTCATCGGTGCCGACGGCGTGGTACAGCAGGTGCACGTGGGCCTGCTGACTCCTGCGCAGATGGACGAGTCCCTGCGCGCCCTCACCGGCGCCTGA
- a CDS encoding SDR family NAD(P)-dependent oxidoreductase, whose protein sequence is MGTALITGATSGIGLELAWQLAEAHHDLVLVARTRARLDRVAAQISQAAGVGVQVIAADLSVADDVGRVAERLRVAAPAADPAAGPARPDAPHTAAQVAAQPIDLLVNNAGFAVGQAFAEGDIAQERRALSVMVGAVMELTHAAVPGMIARGHGAILNVASVTALTAMGTYAAHKAWVRTFTEGLASELRGTGVTATVVNPGLTRSEFHDRAGMDAAWPPIAWLRADDVARAALAAVRRGQVICTPSLRYLGVNALLRVAPRGVVRRIAGHASVRTRY, encoded by the coding sequence ATGGGAACCGCACTCATCACCGGCGCCACCAGCGGAATCGGCCTGGAGCTGGCCTGGCAGCTCGCCGAGGCCCACCACGACCTGGTGCTGGTGGCCCGCACGCGCGCGCGGCTGGATCGGGTTGCCGCGCAAATCAGTCAGGCGGCGGGAGTCGGCGTGCAGGTGATCGCCGCGGACCTGTCGGTCGCCGATGACGTTGGCCGCGTCGCCGAGCGACTGCGCGTCGCAGCGCCCGCAGCCGACCCCGCGGCGGGTCCGGCCCGCCCGGATGCCCCGCACACCGCCGCGCAGGTGGCGGCCCAGCCCATCGACCTGCTGGTCAACAACGCCGGCTTTGCCGTCGGGCAGGCCTTCGCAGAAGGTGACATCGCCCAGGAGCGGCGGGCCCTGAGCGTGATGGTCGGTGCCGTGATGGAGCTGACCCACGCCGCCGTGCCGGGGATGATCGCGCGCGGGCACGGCGCCATCCTGAACGTCGCCTCCGTGACCGCGCTGACCGCCATGGGTACCTACGCGGCGCACAAGGCCTGGGTGCGCACCTTCACCGAGGGCCTGGCCAGTGAGCTGCGCGGCACCGGCGTAACGGCCACGGTGGTGAACCCTGGCCTGACGCGCTCGGAGTTCCACGACCGCGCCGGCATGGATGCGGCCTGGCCGCCGATCGCCTGGCTGCGGGCCGACGATGTGGCCCGGGCCGCGCTCGCGGCGGTGCGCCGCGGCCAGGTCATCTGCACGCCCTCGCTGCGGTACCTGGGTGTCAACGCACTGCTGCGCGTGGCGCCCCGCGGGGTGGTGCGGCGCATCGCCGGGCATGCCAGCGTGCGCACCCGCTACTGA
- a CDS encoding cytochrome c biogenesis CcdA family protein has translation MELTLPVALLAGLVSFASPCFLPIVPAFVGQLVGAGSGPVRRRAALANSLSFVLGFSVVFIALWAALGLLGRSLGPYVVHLRIVAGAVLVLMGLHVAGILTLRPFDTQVRASGPADAAGSPLRAALMGIAFGAGWTPCIGPILGAFSRWRRRARRSGPASP, from the coding sequence ATGGAGCTGACTCTTCCTGTCGCCCTGCTGGCGGGCCTCGTCTCCTTCGCCTCGCCCTGCTTCCTGCCGATCGTGCCCGCCTTCGTGGGGCAGCTGGTGGGGGCCGGGAGCGGCCCCGTGCGCCGCCGCGCCGCCCTGGCGAACTCCTTGAGCTTCGTGCTCGGCTTCTCCGTGGTCTTCATCGCCCTGTGGGCCGCGCTCGGGCTGCTTGGGCGCTCACTGGGCCCCTACGTGGTTCATTTGCGCATAGTGGCCGGGGCGGTCCTGGTGCTGATGGGGCTGCACGTTGCGGGCATTCTGACGCTGCGGCCCTTCGACACCCAGGTACGGGCCTCCGGCCCCGCCGACGCCGCCGGGTCGCCGCTGCGCGCCGCCCTGATGGGAATCGCCTTCGGTGCGGGTTGGACCCCGTGTATCGGCCCGATCCTCGGGGCATTCTCGCGCTGGCGACGGCGAGCCCGACGGTCTGGTCCGGCATCGCCCTGA
- the pyrE gene encoding orotate phosphoribosyltransferase gives MIANDSHRARLAELIRDLAVVRGKVTLASGLESDFYVDMRRATLHHEAAPLIGHVMLDMLEEAGLSTEDVDAVGGLTMGADPVATAMLHAAASRGLDLDAFVVRKAAKDHGMKRRVEGPDVAGRNVVVLEDTSTTGGSPLEAVAALREAGANVLAVAVIVDRATGARERIEAAGLPYHAALGLADLGLD, from the coding sequence GTGATCGCCAACGACTCCCACCGCGCCCGCCTGGCCGAACTGATCCGCGACCTCGCCGTCGTCCGCGGAAAAGTCACCCTCGCCTCCGGGTTGGAGTCCGACTTCTACGTGGACATGCGCCGCGCCACCCTGCACCACGAGGCCGCCCCCCTCATCGGCCACGTCATGCTGGACATGCTGGAGGAGGCCGGGCTGAGCACCGAGGACGTCGACGCCGTCGGCGGGCTCACCATGGGCGCCGACCCGGTTGCCACCGCCATGCTGCACGCGGCCGCCTCCCGCGGGCTGGACCTGGACGCCTTCGTGGTGCGCAAGGCCGCCAAGGACCACGGCATGAAGCGCCGCGTGGAGGGCCCCGACGTCGCCGGCCGCAACGTGGTAGTCCTGGAGGACACCTCCACCACCGGCGGCTCCCCGCTGGAGGCTGTCGCCGCGCTGCGCGAGGCGGGTGCGAACGTGCTCGCCGTCGCCGTGATCGTGGACCGCGCCACCGGGGCGCGCGAGCGGATCGAGGCCGCCGGCCTGCCCTACCACGCTGCCCTCGGACTCGCGGACCTGGGACTTGACTGA